The genomic window CCGAGACCGAGGGTGTGACCGACGCCGCGACCGAGACCGTCGCTGACACCGGCAACCGGTCCGAGATCCGATCGGAGGCCGAGGGCGGAATCGTCGCTCAGCTCCGACTCGATCACCCGGAACTGTTCCTGCGCTCGACGCTGCGACACGCCTCGGATGTCACCGTCGAACCCGAGTACTGGACCGCCGTCGAACCGGGGCGAACCCTCGTCTTCGTCACCGCCTACGGCTCCGACTTCGACGACTTCGAAACCGGGCTCGAGACGGACCCCACCGTCACCGATCCGGTCCTCGTCGACCGCTACCCCGATAGGCGAGTGTACCGCGTCGCGATCACCGACTGCGCGCGCACCTTTACCGCCGAAACCGCCGCCGTCGGCGGCCGAGTTCTCCAACTCTCGAGCGCTCGGGACGGCTGGCTCGTCCAGCTTCGGTTCCCCGACCGCGAGCGCCTCGTCGCGTTCAACGAGTACTGTCGCGAACGGGATATCTCGGTCACGGTCGATCACCTCCGCGTCTCCGACGACGAGGACGACGGCGTCGTCGCCCTGACCGACAAACAACAGGAGTTACTCGTCGTCGCCCACGAGGAGGGGTACTTCGACGTTCCGCGCGGCATCTCCCAGGACGAACTCGCGGACCGACTCGACGTCTCGAAGTCGGCCGTCTCCCAGCGGCTCCGGCGGGCGATCGGCGAACTCTGTGCGGCGACGCTCTCCTGAGCGCCGACCCGCACCGTTAGATTCCGTTTCTCGATCTCGAGACGAGCCGTCCCGATCGCTCCGCGTCGAGTCGGAAATGAGAAAATCAAACCACTGACCGTGCCGATCGGAGTCGGAATCGAGGTCTCGAGACGGCGTCGCGCGAGTGCGGCCGGGCTCGCATCGACGCCGCCCCGTCCCCCGATGGACTTATTCTTCGTCCTCGTCGTCTTTCATCGATCCGAGCTGATCGACTAGCTCGTCCGTCGAGACGTCGGACTCGAACGACATTTCGCCCTGATGTTCGTTTTCGTGGACGTTAACGGCCTCTACGTCCTCGTCGTCGGTCGTCTGCTCTTGTTGTTCGGATTCGTCGTAGCTACCAAAACCCATACTCGATACTCCCGTGCCACTGCAAAAGGTGTGGCGGTTTGTTCCATCTCGGTACTCGCTGCTCGCTCCGCGGCGGGCCACGCGGGGCGACCGCTCTGCTCGAGGTCCGCTCGAGGCTCGATCGAACCCGTTTCGAACTCCCGATTGACCCTCGTTCAGCGCGACGGTTCGATGTCGCCTGTTTCCGTTCCCTACCGCTAGTTGGCAGCAAATACCGCCCGTTCGTCGCTTCGTACTCGAATGGCCGTCGGCTGTTCGGTCGGCATACGATTCGGACGACCGCGTCAGACGCCGGAAATTCGGCTCGAGCGGGCCGCTGAGAGATTTGCGAATGGAAATAATGGATAGAAATAACGTCAGCTCTCAGCATGTGATACTCCTGTCACTGCCAGTCAGCGGCGGAGTACACGCGGACTACGGGATTCAGTAGTCCGTCTATAGTAATGGGTTCGGGAGGTTTGAAATGCTCTCATGGTTGCGTACCGTCCACCCTCTCGACCAATCGCGATGGATCACCGGGCCGCCCCGTTGGATCTCCTTTCTCCGCCGGAGACCGGTCGGTCCGACGACGCGTCGTCCGCGGGAACTACTATCGTGTCCGGGCCACACGACCGTCTCGAACGGCCCGACGGTCGGTGATCAGCAGATGTGTGGAATTATCGGCCGCGTCGGCGACGGCAACGCACTCGAGCCGCTTCTGACCGGACTGGAGAACCTCGAGTATCGGGGCTACGACTCGGCCGGCGTCGCCGTCCAGAACGGCTCCGGTATCAAGGTCCAGAAACGGTCCGGGCGGGTCGAGGAACTGAAGGAATCGATCGGCGAACCGCTCTCGGGCGAAGTCGGAATCGGCCACACGCGCTGGTCGACCCACGGGCCGCCGACCGACGCGAACGCCCACCCGCACACGGACGAGAGCGAGGACGTCGCGGTCGTCCACAACGGGATCATCGAGAACTACGCCGCGCTCCGGGAACGGCTGGCGGCGAACGGGTACGAGTTCACGAGCGACACCGACACCGAGGTCATCCCCCACCTCGTCCAGTACTACCTCGACGCGGGATACGACAGCGAGTCGGCGTTCCGACAGGCGATCGACGAACTCGAGGGGAGCTACGCCGTCACCGCGATGGTCTCCGGCGAACACGTCCTCTACGCCGCCCGACAGGGCTCCCCGCTCGTCGTCGGCATGGAAGACGGCGAGTACTTCCTCGCGAGCGACGTGCCCGCCTTCCTCGAGTACACCGACAGCGTGGTCTACCTCGAGGACGGCGACGTGGTCATCGTCGACGAGGACGGCGTCGAGTTCACCGACCTCGAGGGCGACTCCGTCGTGCGCACGCCCGAGACGGTCGAGTGGGACCCCGAGCAGGCGGGGAAAGGCGAGTACGACCACTTCATGCTCAAGGAGATCAACGAACAGCCGACGTCGCTGGCCCAGGCGATCGAGGGGCGGGTCGATTCCGCGATCGAGCGGATCGCCCTGTCCGATTTCGAACCCGGCACCTTCGACGACATCGACAGCGTCCAGTTCGTCGCCTGTGGTACCTCCTACCACGCCGCGCTGTACGGCTCGCTCACGCTGAATCAGGCCGGCGTGCAGTCGACCGCGCTGCTCGCGAACGAGTACAGCGTGTCCGCGCCGCCGATCGATGACGACACGCTGGTGATCGCAGTCACCCAGAGCGGCGAGACGGCCGACACGCTCAACGCGCTTCGGCGAGCCGAGGCCGAGGGCGCTCGCACGCTCACGGTGACGAACGTCGTCGGCTCGACGGCCGCCCGCGAGGCCGATGACGCGCTCTTCATCCGCGCCGGCCCGGAGATCGGCGTCGCCGCGACGAAGACGTTCTCCTCGCAGGCCGTCATGCTCACGCTGCTCGGCCAGCGCATCGCCGGCGATCTCCGGGACGAGCCGCCGGCCGACCTCGAGTCGCTGCTCCCCGAACTCGAGTCGATGCCCGGACGGATCGACGACCTGCTCGCGGAGTCGACCGCCGAGTCGATCGCCGAGCGCTACAGCGACAGTCAGTCGTACTTCTTCATCGGCCGCGGCCTCGGCTACCCCGTGGCGCTCGAGGGGGCACTGAAGTTCAAAGAGATCACCTACGAGCACGCCGAAGGCTTCGCCTCCGGTGAACTCAAACACGGGCCGCTGGCGCTGGTCACG from Natrinema versiforme includes these protein-coding regions:
- a CDS encoding DUF5786 family protein, with protein sequence MGFGSYDESEQQEQTTDDEDVEAVNVHENEHQGEMSFESDVSTDELVDQLGSMKDDEDEE
- the glmS gene encoding glutamine--fructose-6-phosphate transaminase (isomerizing); its protein translation is MCGIIGRVGDGNALEPLLTGLENLEYRGYDSAGVAVQNGSGIKVQKRSGRVEELKESIGEPLSGEVGIGHTRWSTHGPPTDANAHPHTDESEDVAVVHNGIIENYAALRERLAANGYEFTSDTDTEVIPHLVQYYLDAGYDSESAFRQAIDELEGSYAVTAMVSGEHVLYAARQGSPLVVGMEDGEYFLASDVPAFLEYTDSVVYLEDGDVVIVDEDGVEFTDLEGDSVVRTPETVEWDPEQAGKGEYDHFMLKEINEQPTSLAQAIEGRVDSAIERIALSDFEPGTFDDIDSVQFVACGTSYHAALYGSLTLNQAGVQSTALLANEYSVSAPPIDDDTLVIAVTQSGETADTLNALRRAEAEGARTLTVTNVVGSTAAREADDALFIRAGPEIGVAATKTFSSQAVMLTLLGQRIAGDLRDEPPADLESLLPELESMPGRIDDLLAESTAESIAERYSDSQSYFFIGRGLGYPVALEGALKFKEITYEHAEGFASGELKHGPLALVTPETPVFAIFTGEEDEKTLKNAEEAQTRGAPVIAVCPDDHPAVEAADEHLSIPETEPDLAGLLANVQLQLVSYYAADLLGRPIDKPRNLAKSVTVE
- a CDS encoding helix-turn-helix domain-containing protein, which codes for MSIDIADAEDVAETEGVTDAATETVADTGNRSEIRSEAEGGIVAQLRLDHPELFLRSTLRHASDVTVEPEYWTAVEPGRTLVFVTAYGSDFDDFETGLETDPTVTDPVLVDRYPDRRVYRVAITDCARTFTAETAAVGGRVLQLSSARDGWLVQLRFPDRERLVAFNEYCRERDISVTVDHLRVSDDEDDGVVALTDKQQELLVVAHEEGYFDVPRGISQDELADRLDVSKSAVSQRLRRAIGELCAATLS